The Chitinophaga caeni genome segment TGCTCGCCCCCTCGAATTAGCAGGTTTCGAGAGCCAACATACCGGCGCCGCATCGAAAGAACGGCTCTTTGATAATTTTAAAATGTACCTGGATAAATACGCTCCTAATACCAGCCTAAACAATTGGGATATTTTCAAATCCATTGGAACTAAAATGTTTGGCTCCAATCAATATTTACCTTCTTTGCCGGATCAAAAAATGTTTTTCCAGATGATCGATAAATTGTTAGCCGTAACAAGAAAATCAAGATCAGGTGAAGATATTACTGGGCAAAATGGCTTTTGGTACGAGGTGACGAGAAGCCTTGCATCCCAAGCGAAACGTTACTGGAAACTGGTGAAGGGGAATGAATTAAGTGTGCGTGATTTGCAGATGGCTAATAATCTGACATGGTTGGCAAATGATTATTATAAAGGGAAAAAGATCATCGTATGGGCACATAACATTCACATTGCAAAAGAAACCAAGGAGCTTAATTCGGATAACCCGGAAATGGATTTCTTGAAAACGTATGTTCCGATGGGGACTACCATAAAGAAGAGATTCGGTAAGAAAGCTTATATGCTAGGTTTTGTTAGTGAAATGGGTACTTATATGAATTACGTGGACAGCAAAATATTATCTGTACCCGGAGTCGATTATAATACAATTAATCATCAACTGGCCCTTGAACCGATGTCTTATAATTGGTTCGATTATACTAAGGGTAGATTGCACCAGGAAAAAGTTAACGGTGTAGCAACTTTATTTGATTTTATAACATTGGAAGGAAAGTGGAACAAGGTGTTCGATGGATGGTTCTTTATTAGGAAAGCGGTGCATGTTACGAGGTGATCGATTTATTCTCCCCGTATTAGTATCTAATTGATGGGGGATACAGGCTTGTATCGCCCATCAATTAGATTTACCGCATTATTTACTTCAAAGATGACCGTTTACGCACTACATGGCTCATCCCTTCATTAATCATCTCCTCCAATAAAGTATAGCCCCCATTAGGGATGCTGTGGGCATATTCCCTTTCTTTTAATGTAATCGGCGTACACCAATAAAGATTTAATTTATCACCATACATGTCCGGTAATGCTATATTAGAACCGTTATACAGCGCTGCTGATAAAATTAAACTTTCATATTCGCCGGGTAATTCTTTGGCGCTATTGGTATGACCTTCCCCGTACCAGGTTATGTCGCGCCATGGTGAATCAGCCATCCCGCTAATGATTTCTGCGAACCGCATTTGCGCTTCTGCATCAAAATCTTTCATATCTATTGCAATGGCTAGTTCCATCCTACGGAAACCGGATGCATTATCATTATATAAATAATCTACCCATGGCATGGCACGGATACCGATGCCCATTGACAGAAAATATTTGATGCCGTCTTTTTCAAATTCACCGATGGCCATCGGTGGCCATTGATCGCCGTCGATAGCATAATATTTTTGTATTGGGCCGAATATTTCTTCATACGTGCTGATGTACTTTTCTTGTAATGCTCCCCATTGCGTATTGCTTTCTCCTTCCCAGGAGTTCCAGAACTCAGTTGCGCGGGCTACTTGCCCGTAGATGATAGGCGTCGCGTTTTCATTCATTGGAAACATCATGCTCAACTCCGTAGAGCCAGTACAGCTGCTTGCATAGGCTATGGGCTGATCTGAATATAATGTCCAGCCGGGGATGAACCCGATGATTTTATCATCATACAAAGCGGCTGCGCCATCGCCGCTTTCTAGCCAGACGATGCTTAAGCGTTCTGCTTCCAATGGCGGCAATCCATCTGGATGGTCACAGAAGCTTGCTTCTATCATCGGTGCCTGACCTTGGCTCATGGCTTCAAAATCGCGGGTAGCCGGTGCTGTTTTGAGGTTGCGTAACCAGCAGGCGCGGGGTTCAAATTGATGGGCAAATTTTTGACCGGGGAATAAATAGAAATAGGCAGTGCGATCATCTTGTTCTATTACAGCTTGTAGGGTACCCCTCGTGTTTGTCTCTTCTAGCAAGACAACTGGGTCATTCATCATAATTGTCGTGATTTAGGTATATGCAATAATGTCTCGAAGAACCAAATTTAATGTAAATGCTACTTTCGTGTGATATTAATTTTTTTAACATCTGTCCTTATCTTTTGTTAAAACACTTGCGGATCATTTTTTCTTTTAATGTTAAAGTTTAGTTTCGGATTTCATCAAAATGATTTCTATGAAACAAAAAACATCCACAGCATTTGTTGTTGCTTCATGGGCAGCCTTATTGATTGGGATGGTAGGCTACTTGATCGGTTTGTTTAATGCCGACTTGGAGTTGAATGAGAAAGGTTATTATTTTACCGTGTTGATGTTTGGCTTATTTGCCGCTGTATCTGTTCAAAAATGTGTTCGGGATAGATTGGAGAATGTACCGGTAACAGATTTGTATTACGGCATCAGCTGGGTTGCCACATTGCTGGCAATTTTACTATTGATCATCGGTTTATGGAACGCCACCATGCAGCCGAGTGAAAAGGGATTCTACGCATTCGCATTTTTATTAAGCCTCTTCGGGGCAATCGCGGTTCAAAAAAATACACGCGATAACCAAGCATCACGCATCATAAACGATTAAAAGGGTTCGCGGGTTAATTGCCTTGTCTTTTAATCCGCGAATAATTCCCGAATTATAAATGATCGAAGTCTTTTTATTGCACAACCGGTCATATAGTTCTTTGTTCCAAGTGGAAATCATCAAGTATTTGCATCTCCGTATACATTTCCCCCTAAATTTTGCTATAAAAACCGTATTAATACAGCCTATTCGCCCTTTTTGTGTCCGTTTATGAGAATTACTGTCCGCTTTCGAAAATGACCATTTTTTGAATGCCATCCTTCCCGATGAAAGGATTTCTACCACTTCGTGAGATTTCGTGAGTTCGGTATCGTTTTATTCTTGTAAGTAATTGATTATTAGTATTTTAAATTGATTTTAGCCAGTGTTCGCATGTAATGAAAGCGGACACTTTTGGTAGGTTATTGGACCGTTGTTCCAGCGGTAACTATTCCCTTTTCAAGCCTTTAAAGCCGCGCTACATTTGTGTTAACAAAACGAAATAACAACAAATCAAATTTTTCAAATACTAATTCAAAACATTTAAAACATACTATTATGAAAACAATGATCGCCTTATTTGCCGTATTATTTTCTTTACAATTAAATGTGAATGCAAACGGTAAAGCAACAAAAACAAATGAACCCGCGGATAGCATAGAATATATTGCCGGTACTACGGATGTTATCAAGCATGTTTATAGCGAAGAGTTCAATACTTGGATCGAGATGCGTTATATCAATGATGATGAACTGCCTTTGAAAGTCATCTCTAAATTGATGAAAAAGGTACCCAATGCCGATTTTGTTAGCATCGTTGAACTAAACGTTGAAGGTATCAAAACATATATCATTACATTGGAAGATACGAACACTTACAAGGTTGTAAGATGTGGTGATAAAGGCCAATTCGGGATTTTACAGTCTTTACAAAAACAATAATGCCGCCAATCTATACAAGAAAAGCCTGTCACGGTTGACGACAGGCTTTTTGCTATTTTATGTGCCAGCATTTTAAACGGCTATATTTATTGATAACTAAATGTGTTCGGTAATACCCACCTGGCCTTGTAAATTTTTAGTCCTTCTTGCTTGAAAATACGCTTTCCTTCTAAATCAAATATTTCATCGGTCCACCATTGTTCTTTAGGAAATATCACGATGGTAGGATATCCAGCAGGGCCACTGGATACACTTTTTATGCCCTTCTGCCTTCTTGTTTTTACCTGTTCCAATGATCCTGTTCCCGGGTCGTAAATATAAATGTGTTGATGATCCGTAAACCACAATGAATCTTTCCCATGTACAGGGAATAAATCATGACCTTGCTCCCCCGGTAAAGGGTGGTGAAATGCTAACTGTAACCGCGGCTTCCCATTTTCCAGAACATATTTATAAGCGTACATTTCATGCATTCCCGCGGACCATAACAAGGATCTTTTCTTATCCCAAACAAGATTATGTGCAAAGGGTAAAGCATATTGTATATAAGGAACCGTATCTTGTTGAATAGTTGTATCAACTTGGAACAGCCGCAAATAGTTCCCCGTACTCGATGCGCTCACGATGTTTCCCCCGGGCAAAACTTCTATCGAATGCGTATTACCTCCCGCGTAAGCATGGAATAAAATCTTTTTATCGTAGATTCTAATTAGCGCTATACCCCCGCCAGAAGCACTTGTTAAAAGGAATCGGCCATTATAAATGATTTTTGCGTCACTAGGATTATTAAACCATTTGACATGTGTAGCCGGAAGTTGCATGCTATCCGCTTTCCATTCCCAGCTAATAGTTCCTTTCCCAGGATCGATAATAATTACCCTATGTTGGGATTGTTCAGCAGCAACGATTAGTTTTTTACCCTTTGGTAATACAAATTCTTGTGCGTAGCTATTATGCCAAGTCCATACAAGTAAAATTACCAGGAAAGAAATATATATAAGCTGTTTACTTCTCATGAATACAAAATAATATTTTCAAAAGAAATAGTTTAACCCTTTTATAGACACAAAAAAGGGGAAGCTACTCACTTCCCCTTGGGTATCCTTTTAAGGTCAAAATTATTCTGCGGTAACTGCAACACCCGTTAAGGGTGCGGTGGTAGTACCCCGCGATTTAATTACCTGGTTTACCTGGCTAAGCATGATTAATGAAATGATCATGGTGCCAATGATCACATAACCCAAAGTATCAAAATGTTGCAGGGAGTGATTGCTGTTTTCCACCACGATTAAACCGGCAAGAGAAGATGCTATACCGCCGGATAATTGTTGCACGGATGAGTTTATACTCATGAACGCGCCGCGGTCTTGCAAAGCGGGTACAGCCGATAATAAGGCGGTAGCGGCGATCATCCGCGAACTAACCCCTATAAACATTACAACCGAAATAGCAATAACCTGGAATAGGGTAGCGGTATGCAAATTCGTATAAACATATACTAACAACATGGTTAGCAAGGAACCGAACATAAAAATCTTGAATTTGCCGACTTTATCACTGGCAATTCCCATTAAAGGACTGATCACGAGTGTAAATAGGCCCGTTATAAAGTAAATCAAGGGAATGTCATCCTGTGCGATCCCGAGGTTGAACGTATTGAAGGTGGTACCGAAAGGCATCAGCATAAATCCCCCGGTTGCCATCAATGTGGTGGCACCGAAGCCCAGCAAATATTGTTTTTTACTCAAGGTCTTCGTGAGGTGAGTGAATGCATTTACCGGTTTACTAAGTTTCAAATGTTCATTGATAGGCTTCAGGAAGAATAGGGCAATGCCTAGGCAAATCCCGAAGATACTAATCATCGTGAATGGTGCATGCCAAGAGTAATGATTGGCCAAAACCAAGCCGATGGGTAAGCCTGCTACTTGGCTGACACCGAAAGCCATTTGAATAAATCCCATGGCGCGGCCCCGTTGTTCCAAGCTGAAGAGATCCGTAACGATGGCAAACCCGATTGAACCCGTAACACCACCAAACATGCCCGTTACGATCCTCGCCAGTAGAAGTGTATGGTAATCGGGAGCTAGGCTACAGAAAATAGTTCCGATGATAAAGCCGATATAAAAGAAAATCAGCATGTTCTTGCGATCGAATTTATCGGCAAAACCGGCGGCAAGGAAACCGGAAATCCCGGCGCTGAAAGCATAGGCAGAAACCACGAACCCGAATTGGGACGCGGAGATGTTGAGTGTTGGCATCAAGATGGCTCCCAATGGGGAAAGTACCATGAAGTCGAGCACGATCGTAAATTGTAATACAGCCAACAGGATTATCACCAAGATTTGATACTTGGTGAATTGTTGAGATTTTAATTGAGTCGTCATTGGACTAAGTTGATAAACGAATGTTAACCGGGTAATACTTCACAGTGATAACCGGCTTTTTGAACTAGGTGGATAATTGCGTGCTCCTGGACTGAAGCACAAACAACACGTAGTACTTTATCCTCATCATCTAAAGCCACGTTCCACTTCCTGATGCCGGGCGTAGTGTTGAGGATATTGGCTACCCTGGAGACGGCATGGTCATCTGCCAGGTTTGTTTTAAAGACGAAGATGTCATGGTTTTCTTCGCCGGATGTTGGGTGTTGCATGGTAATAGACTTTCGATTACGATGGTTGCAACGCTTTCAAAACCAATTGTAATGTTTGTTTTAGATGATCCTCGTTCAGTTGGAAAGGTTCATCTCCAATAGGATTGCGTTGCGTATGAAATTTGATCAATTGATACAATGGGGCAAATGCAATGGACCAGTATACTTCTAATGGTAAATCGATTAATTCCTTTTTTTCAATAGCATTCTTAACAAATTTTCCTAGTATTTCTTTGAAGGGTTGTTTAATGATAGGTTGAATTTTTTGATATACGTTTGAATAGCGTATTTTCTCTATAAACTCAACTTCCAACGGGTATTTTACAAAATACCGTGACCTGTTTTGCCATTGTAACTGTAAGCCGGCTGCAAAATGCATGTCAGGGTCAAAGTCTTTTAGGGATTCCCGCACCATCTCTTGGGCTATCTCCGTGCTGACTTTCGTAATTAAATCGTCTTTATCCTTATAATAAATATATAATGTTGCAGGTGAGATCCCGGCGGCTTTAGCCAATTTATTCATGCTAAAACCATCCAAGCCTTCCTCTACGATCAAGCTTACCGTGTATTGGCGCACTTTACAGATCTTATTTTCATCCCTTACCCGCATCTTGCAAAGGTAAGTAAATGAACATTCATTTATAAAATTATTTCTTCATGATAATTACGCCCTTGTTATTGGAAAAATTAAGCGTTGATAACCAACCTCTTCTGTGCCAATAATGAAATAGGTAACCCTACGCATAGGATCAAGATGAGGCTACTTAAAATGGCGCCTCCCCATTCAAAAGGTCTAATAGATGCATTGGATAAAGGTAAAACCACGAAGTTCATCGTTCCGTAGATCAATAAACCGTAGACGAGACCAACTAAAAATTGATTGGGTAATACTTTGAAAATCAACCGGTAAGATGGAACGAGAACAAGGCAGAAAATGAAAGCTACCAAGTAATGAAACAAGATGCCGCGCCAGAGCATAATATCCCTCGCTTCGAATGCATCATTGCCATATACGCCGCTGGCAATGTATACGAAAATTGGTTGCACATCCCACCTGCCTGTCCTGATGATATACATCAAACATGCAGCGATGCCATCCAAGGTGCCGGTTACTAAGGTGGCGATAATAATAGTCCGCAAGGTTTTTGCGTAGTGTTTTTTGGGGCTGGTATTCATACGATTTCAATAAAAAATGGTTGTCCCGTATCACAATATACGAACTATTTCCGGCAGCGCAAATCCCTTGCATTAACGGGCTCTAATTCAACGTGATGGCGATATGCAACAAAGCATACCCCAATTTTGATACCCTGCGCGTTAACAAATCATCCCCTAAATGTAAACATATCCATTACCTGGAATTTTGTTCTTGCGGTTAAATTTGGATGATCGTTATTCCACGTTAGGCCGTTTCATTTAGAAACCGCTTTTAACCTTTTTGATTACTGGAATATGATACAACCAAGATTCATGTTTTATTCAATTTAAAAGAAAGTATTTCCACGTCCTGTACATTTCAAAATTCCAATGTTATGCAAAACATGTACAAACTTTTTAGCTCATGGAAGCCATGGACCGTTTTATGGTGTTTGCTCCTATTGCAGCTAGTTCCTGCTTATGCTCAATCAACCCAGGTTTCAGGGAAGGTGTTTTCACAAGATAATGAACCGGTTATGGGCGTTACCATCCGTTTGAAAGGTACCTCCACGGGTACTGCTTCCCTGGAGGACGGCTCATACAAAATCACTGCTAAGAAAGGCGATGTACTCGTATTCTCCTTCGTAGGGTACGCTTCGCGGGAAGTGATTGTCGGGGACCAGCAGGTAATTAATATCACTTTACAGGAATCCAATAGCAACCTCGAAGAGTTAGTCGTGGTGGCTTACGGTGTCCAGAAGAAAAAAGTCGTAACAGGCGCCACCGTTAAGGTCAACAGCGAAGATCTAGGTAAAAACCATGCACTGAGTATGGAGCAAGCTTTACAAGGACAAGCTGCCGGTGTAAACATTACCGCTAATTCCGGTCAACCTGGCGATGCCTTGAAATTTAATATCAGGGGGGTGGGTACTAATGGTAATTCTAACCCGCTATTTATTGTAGATAATATGCCTGTAGATGATATTTCGTACCTCAATCCTGCCGATATTGCCAGCATCGATGTATTGAAAGATGCTGCGTCTACCGCCATTTATGGAGCGCGTGCAGCTAACGGTATCGTGATGATTACCACGCATAAAGGTCGCGCCGGTAAGATGCAGGTGGGCTTAGATGCTTATTATGGCTGGGCAAATCCATATAAAAAGCTGGATTTATTAACAGCTCATGAATATGGTATTATTATGAACGAGGCCTCGATCAATTCCGGCAAAGCGCCTATTTATTCCGATGAAGAACTGGCTGCTTTAGGGAAAGGTACCGATTGGCAGGATGCCGCCACCCGCCAAAATGCGCCTATTCAAGCTTATACTTTTTCATTGGCGGGTGGAAACGATGTCTCTATTTTTTCATCGGCGCTTTCGTACCAAGGGCAAGAGGGTGTTATCGGTTTAGAAGATCAATCTTACTTCAACCGTATTACTTTCCGCTTGAATTCCGAACACCGCTTGTATGAAGGCCGCTTGAAGATTGGGGAGAATATTACCTACAGCCACGCGGCTAGTAACGGCATCGGTACCGGGAATATTTATAATAACTCGATCCGCGGGTTACTAAATGCCAGCCCAACTTTCCCGGTTTATAACGGGGACGGTACCTTTGGTGTCTCCTCGCTCAGCGCGGAAGAAGTGAACCCTATCGGTATCATGTATTATACAAATATGTCGAAAAACATTACCGACAGGATTGTAGGGAATATATATGCGGACCTGGCTCTTTATAAAGACTTACATTTTCGTTCCGATTTCGGCTTGGATCTTAATATATTTTCAACTAACTCTTTCACCCCGGTTTATACATTAACCAATAACAATAAAAATACTGCCGATTATGCTACCCAAGGTTTATACCGGAATACTGCCTGGAACTGGGATAATTTTTTTACTTATAGCAAATCTTTAAAAGATCATGACTTCAGCCTGATGGTAGGTATGTCGGCAAGGAGAACCCGGGGGTTCGATGTAAGCGGTAGAAAGGAAAATCTAATTATAAAGGATTTCTACCACGCTATCTTGAACAATGCTACCAACGAAGCTACCCAGCAAGCCATGGGGAGCATGTCAAATTATGCTTTGAGTTCTTATTTTGGTCGTTTGACATATTCATTTAAAGAGAAGTATTTATTTAATGCCACCTTGCGGCGCGACGGTTCCGTGAACTTCGGACAAAATAGCCGCTATGGCACTTTTCCGGCAGTTTCAGCAGGCTGGATTATAACTGCGGAACCTTTCTCGATGCCTTCGTGGGTTAACTTCTTGAAAATTCGCGGTGGCTGGGGACAAAATGGTAATGATAGGATCGTAGCGGATGCTTACCGCGCAACCGTAAGCTCTAGCTACAGGGCTTATTATTTCGGTGGTGATGAACGTTTCATCGGGACTTCGCCCGATAAAATCCCGAACCCTAACGTGAAATGGGAAACATCCGAGCAAACGAATGTCGGTTTTGATGCGACCTTGTTTAAAAGCTTGGAGTTGACCTTCGATTGGTATAATAAGACTACCCGCGATTGGTTGGTACAAGCGCCAATCCCGGCCATCGTTGGTACAGGAGCTCCTTATATCAACGGTGGTAACATCGTGAATAAGGGCGTCGAAATCGTAGCTAGTTATAGCGGTAAAGTAGGCGGATTGCAATTCAATATCGGGGGAAACATCGCCTTCAATAAAAATAAAGTATTGTCAATTCCTAACCAGGAGGGCGTCATCCATCCCGCGTACAACAATGTGTTGTCTTCAAATATGGACGAATACTACCGGGCGCAAAACGGTTACCCGATCGGTTATTTCTACGGTTTAAAGACGGATGGTATTTTTCAGAATGCTGAAGAGATCGATGCCTACAAAAATTCGAAGGGAACGGTTATCCAACCAACGGCAAAACCCGGGGATGTGCGTTTCGTTGACCTGAACGATGATGGTGTGATCAATGGGGATGATAAAACCATGATCGGTAACCCTAATCCGACGCATACTTACGGTATGAACCTAAGTGCTTCTTACAAAGGGTTTGATGCATCTGTACTGTTCTATGGTGTAGGTGGAAACACCGTTGTAAACGGCAGCCGCGCCAATGATCGCTTTTATAATAATTATACAACCGAAATATTTGACCGGTGGACAGGCGAAGGTACCTCCAATTCAATACCGAGGGTTACCCTGGGGGATGAGCCCAATGGTAACTACACCAAGTTCTCTGAGCTTTACACCCACAATGGCGCTTACCTGAGAATAAAAAGCTTGAATATCGGTTACGATTTTAAGAAAACAATTGCTAAACATTTGCCAGTAGAGCAATTACGTTTATATGTATCCGGTCTGAACCTTTACACTTTCACCCACTATAAAGGAATGGATCCAGAAGCAGGTTTCGGGATCGACAGTTGGTCATCGGGAACTGATTTAGGTTATTACCCGATGCCGAGAACAGTTATGGTTGGTTTAAATGTTAAATTCTAATTCCACGTATGAAAAAGATATTATTAGCCTTATTGGCGGCCACGTTATTGTCTGCCTGCGGCAAAAATTTCCTGGACATAGATCCAGTTGATAAAAAAACGATCGATAATTTTTATAAAACGCCTACCGATGCTTTCGAAGGATTGGTGGCAGCTTATAATGTATTGAACTGGGATGGTTACGGCAATATTTTGTTGACATCCGAGATAGCATCCGATAATGCTTTCGGCGGTGGTGGAAACTCCGACAACGGTATGCGGCAATGGGATCGCAGTGAGAAGATTTACGATCATAATGCCGAAGCTTGGACTAAATACTACACCGGTATTTACCGTGCCAACATATTATTATCAAAAATTGATGAAGTGGATTTTGAAGGAGATGAAGATTTGAAAAATATGTATATAGCGGAAGCCAAATTTTTACGTGCTTATTTTTATTTTGATCTCGTACGCATGTTCGGTCATGTACCCTTGGTTAAAGTTCCGCTGGAAGCAGGGCAGTACAATGTTCCACAAGCAGCTCCCGATAGTATCTACATGTTCATTGCGACTGATCTAAAAGAAGCAATTCCCCATTTATTAGATAAAAAATATGCTGAATATACTTCAACAGAATATGGCAGGGCCACCAAATGGGCTGCCGAAAGTTTGCTCGCCCGCGTATTTTTATATTACACGGGGTATTATGGTAAACCAGGTATTGCCGGGGTTATTACTAAGGCCGATGCGTTGACAGCCATAGAAGATGTTATTGTTAATAGCGGTTATGACCTGGTTCCCAAGTATTCAAATATATGGCGGGCATCCGCGGAGAGTACAACGGATTATGCAGGGCAAAACAGCCAGGAAGGCGTGTTTAATATCCAGTATACTTATAAGGGCTTGAAAGATGGGAACGAGCGAAATGGTAACCGGGTACAGGTTATGATCGGCATCCGGAGCCAAGTGTTGCTACCGTATTATAATGGCTGGGGCGCTTGTACCGTGAACCCCAAGTTATGGAATGCTTTTGATGTAGCAGATTTAAGGAGAAATGCTTCTATTATTTCTATCGAAGGAGAAGGTTTTGCCGGGCAATACTCCCTGGGAGATCAATACCAGTACACCGGTTATTTCCAAAAGAAATATACCCCGCTAAACGATCAGAAGCCTGAAGATTTAGGGGGCGATTTTCAAATCGACAACTATGATAATTATCTCGCCATACGTTTTTCCGATGTGTTGTTAATGGCGGCTGAATTGAACCTGGACGCCGATTTAGGTAAAGCGCAAGCATATTACAACCGTGTACGCGATAGGGCATTCGGTGACGAACTGCACCGCAAAACATTAACGGGAGACGCTAACGGCATGCAGTTGATTATGGATGAAAGGAGATATGAATTTGCAGGGGAAGGAATCCGTTATTGGGACTTACTGCGGCAAGGGCTAAACATCGCTAAAAGTGCCATAGACAATACCAGTACAAACTCGGAATTGAATGTAAACTTCCGCGAGATCACCATGGGATTATTCGCGATTCCCGAAACAC includes the following:
- a CDS encoding RagB/SusD family nutrient uptake outer membrane protein; amino-acid sequence: MKKILLALLAATLLSACGKNFLDIDPVDKKTIDNFYKTPTDAFEGLVAAYNVLNWDGYGNILLTSEIASDNAFGGGGNSDNGMRQWDRSEKIYDHNAEAWTKYYTGIYRANILLSKIDEVDFEGDEDLKNMYIAEAKFLRAYFYFDLVRMFGHVPLVKVPLEAGQYNVPQAAPDSIYMFIATDLKEAIPHLLDKKYAEYTSTEYGRATKWAAESLLARVFLYYTGYYGKPGIAGVITKADALTAIEDVIVNSGYDLVPKYSNIWRASAESTTDYAGQNSQEGVFNIQYTYKGLKDGNERNGNRVQVMIGIRSQVLLPYYNGWGACTVNPKLWNAFDVADLRRNASIISIEGEGFAGQYSLGDQYQYTGYFQKKYTPLNDQKPEDLGGDFQIDNYDNYLAIRFSDVLLMAAELNLDADLGKAQAYYNRVRDRAFGDELHRKTLTGDANGMQLIMDERRYEFAGEGIRYWDLLRQGLNIAKSAIDNTSTNSELNVNFREITMGLFAIPETQINISNGNLVQNDGWN